In Streptococcus uberis, a single window of DNA contains:
- a CDS encoding glucose-1-phosphate adenylyltransferase — protein MKNEMLALILAGGQGTRLGKLTQNIAKPAVQFGGRYRIIDFALSNCANSGIDNVGVITQYQPLALNSHIGNGSSWGLEGINRGVTILQPYSATEGNKWFEGTSHAIYQNIDYIDSINPEYVLILSGDHIYKMDYEEMLQVHKDNMASLTVAVLDVPLKEASRFGIMNTDSNDRIVEFEEKPEHPKSTKASMGIYIFNWPRLRNMLVDSENGNIDMSDFGKNVIPAYLESGERVYTYNFNGYWKDVGTIESLWEANMEYIAENNPLDSRNRSWKIYSKNHIAPPNFISEHAEVTDSLVVDGCFVTGKVDHSILSANVHMKQGAEIKDSFIMSGAVIGEGAKINRAIIGEGAIIGNNVVIDGTDEIQVVGYNEVVGVSNEN, from the coding sequence ATGAAAAATGAAATGTTAGCCCTCATTTTAGCAGGAGGACAAGGAACTCGCCTTGGAAAACTTACTCAAAATATTGCAAAACCAGCAGTTCAATTTGGAGGACGATATCGTATTATTGACTTTGCACTATCAAACTGTGCTAATTCCGGAATAGATAATGTCGGTGTTATCACACAGTATCAACCTTTGGCATTAAATAGTCACATTGGAAATGGTTCATCTTGGGGTCTTGAAGGCATTAATAGAGGTGTTACCATTCTTCAACCCTATTCAGCAACTGAAGGAAATAAATGGTTTGAAGGAACTAGTCATGCGATTTATCAGAATATAGATTATATTGATAGTATTAATCCTGAGTACGTTTTAATTTTATCTGGTGACCATATTTATAAAATGGATTATGAGGAAATGTTGCAGGTCCATAAGGACAATATGGCAAGTCTAACAGTGGCAGTTTTAGACGTTCCATTAAAAGAAGCCAGTCGATTTGGCATCATGAATACAGATTCTAATGATAGGATTGTAGAATTTGAAGAAAAGCCAGAACATCCAAAATCGACAAAAGCCTCTATGGGAATCTACATTTTTAACTGGCCACGCTTGAGAAACATGTTAGTAGACTCAGAAAATGGCAATATTGATATGTCTGACTTTGGGAAAAATGTCATTCCAGCTTATTTAGAATCTGGTGAACGTGTTTACACTTATAATTTCAATGGTTATTGGAAAGATGTGGGTACCATTGAATCGCTTTGGGAAGCTAACATGGAATATATCGCTGAAAACAATCCGTTAGATAGTCGAAACCGTTCATGGAAAATTTATTCAAAAAATCACATTGCTCCGCCAAACTTTATTTCTGAACATGCAGAAGTGACTGATTCTTTAGTTGTTGATGGATGCTTTGTTACCGGAAAAGTAGATCATTCGATTCTTTCAGCAAATGTTCACATGAAACAAGGAGCTGAAATCAAAGATTCCTTTATTATGAGTGGTGCTGTTATCGGTGAGGGAGCAAAAATTAATAGAGCTATTATAGGTGAAGGTGCTATTATTGGTAATAATGTCGTTATTGATGGCACAGATGAGATTCAAGTTGTAGGCTATAATGAAGTTGTGGGGGTTTCAAATGAAAATTGA
- the glgD gene encoding glucose-1-phosphate adenylyltransferase subunit GlgD, producing MKIDKYSAILGSSIGFPEMGGLTDKRPLANLPFGGKYRLIDFHLSNLANAGVRSIYGIFRTENIRSVFDHVRSGREWGLNSLLSHYFLGFYNTQENTKEADPDYYDQILTYLKRSGTDQTIYMSCDMLCNIELEQVIHLHNSNHRNITVVYKKTPVDSISPDNDILEIDETDTVVGRSHINDSSSIEKMSAGIYIVNTQWLIEEMEKEVQKEHPQKLRFLLRDLTISEGALAFEYTGYLANIHSIKSYYDANMDMLEPLKFYSLLYSNQKVYTRVKNEEATYFSAESDINNSQFASGSVIKGKVDHSIVARNCYVSPNARIKNSILSPKVTIGEGASVEYAIIDKSVTVQAGITIRGTEEEPIVVSKGSCVVEDMVK from the coding sequence ATGAAAATTGATAAATATTCAGCTATTTTAGGTAGCTCAATTGGTTTCCCAGAAATGGGTGGATTGACAGATAAACGTCCATTAGCAAATTTACCATTTGGCGGTAAATACCGTCTTATTGATTTTCATTTGTCTAACTTAGCTAATGCTGGGGTTCGAAGTATATATGGGATTTTCAGGACTGAAAATATTCGCTCAGTCTTTGACCATGTCAGAAGTGGTCGCGAGTGGGGTCTTAATTCATTACTCAGCCATTATTTTCTAGGATTTTATAATACACAAGAAAATACTAAGGAAGCTGATCCAGATTATTATGATCAAATTTTAACTTATCTAAAGCGGTCAGGGACTGATCAAACCATTTATATGAGTTGTGATATGTTATGTAATATTGAATTAGAGCAGGTAATTCACCTTCATAATTCAAACCATCGCAATATTACTGTTGTCTATAAAAAGACGCCTGTTGACTCTATTTCACCTGATAATGATATTTTAGAGATTGATGAAACGGACACAGTAGTAGGACGAAGTCATATCAATGACTCATCCAGTATCGAAAAAATGTCAGCTGGTATTTATATCGTTAATACTCAGTGGTTAATCGAAGAGATGGAAAAAGAAGTTCAAAAGGAACATCCGCAAAAATTACGGTTCTTATTGAGAGATTTAACAATTAGTGAAGGGGCCTTAGCTTTCGAATATACTGGGTATTTAGCAAATATTCATTCTATCAAATCCTACTATGATGCTAATATGGATATGCTTGAGCCCTTAAAATTCTATTCATTACTTTACTCCAATCAAAAAGTTTATACACGCGTTAAAAATGAAGAAGCGACTTATTTTTCAGCGGAGTCTGATATCAATAACTCTCAGTTTGCTTCAGGTAGTGTGATTAAAGGAAAAGTAGATCATTCAATTGTTGCAAGAAATTGTTATGTATCCCCAAATGCAAGAATCAAGAATTCTATCTTATCACCAAAAGTTACCATTGGTGAAGGGGCGAGTGTTGAATATGCTATTATTGATAAGTCTGTGACAGTTCAAGCGGGTATTACTATTAGAGGAACGGAAGAAGAACCTATTGTTGTTTCAAAAGGAAGTTGTGTTGTTGAGGATATGGTGAAATGA
- the glgA gene encoding glycogen synthase GlgA, which produces MKLLFIAAEGAPFAKTGGLGDVIGALPKSLAKNGNEIAVILPYYDVIDQQFGNQVKDLFYFYTNVGWRHQYVGIKEMIRDNVTFYFIDNRDYFFRGHIYGDWDDGERFAYFQLAALEAMEKINFIPDVLHVHDYHTAMIPFLLKEKYHWIQAYQKIRTVFTIHNIEFQGQFGPGMLGDLFGVGSERYEDGTLRWNNCLNWMKAGVLYADRVTTVSPSYANEIQTVAFGKGLDQVMRMESGKLSGIVNGIDTELYNPENDPHVTFPFSINDLSGKAKNKKELQEQLGLPVNENIPLIGIVSRLTDQKGFDILVSELESILQQDLQMVVLGTGYQQYEEAFRWFANCYPEKLSANITFDIGLAQKIYASSDMFLMPSAFEPCGLSQMMAMRYGTLPIVHEIGGLKDTVEPFNPFDKTGTGFGFNHFSGFWMTNTLLFALDIFHNHKEDWQTIQKNAMSADFSWDTASLAYEKLYLDLKHF; this is translated from the coding sequence ATGAAATTATTGTTTATTGCAGCAGAAGGCGCACCCTTTGCTAAAACAGGGGGATTAGGTGATGTTATTGGAGCATTACCAAAATCTCTAGCCAAAAATGGAAATGAAATCGCAGTCATTCTCCCCTATTATGATGTGATTGATCAACAATTTGGAAATCAGGTAAAAGACCTTTTTTACTTCTATACTAATGTTGGGTGGCGACATCAGTATGTTGGCATCAAAGAAATGATTAGAGACAATGTGACCTTTTACTTTATTGATAATAGAGATTATTTTTTCCGTGGCCATATTTATGGAGATTGGGATGATGGTGAACGTTTTGCTTATTTCCAACTGGCAGCTTTGGAAGCGATGGAGAAGATAAATTTCATTCCTGATGTCCTACATGTTCACGACTACCATACTGCCATGATTCCTTTCTTGTTGAAAGAAAAATACCATTGGATTCAAGCATATCAGAAGATAAGAACTGTTTTTACCATTCATAATATTGAATTCCAAGGTCAATTTGGTCCAGGAATGTTAGGAGATTTATTTGGTGTCGGTTCAGAACGTTATGAAGATGGTACACTTCGTTGGAACAATTGCTTAAATTGGATGAAAGCTGGTGTTCTATATGCAGATCGCGTGACAACGGTTTCCCCGTCTTATGCCAATGAAATTCAAACGGTAGCTTTTGGAAAAGGTTTAGATCAAGTGATGAGAATGGAATCGGGAAAACTTTCTGGAATTGTGAATGGTATTGACACAGAGCTTTATAATCCAGAAAATGATCCCCATGTGACTTTTCCATTTTCTATCAATGATTTAAGTGGTAAGGCTAAAAATAAAAAAGAACTTCAAGAACAATTGGGTCTCCCTGTTAATGAAAACATTCCATTAATTGGTATAGTTTCCAGACTTACTGATCAAAAAGGCTTTGATATTCTTGTTTCAGAACTTGAAAGTATCTTACAACAAGACCTTCAAATGGTAGTATTAGGCACAGGCTATCAGCAATATGAAGAAGCATTTAGATGGTTTGCCAATTGCTATCCTGAAAAACTTTCTGCCAATATCACTTTTGATATAGGATTGGCTCAGAAAATATATGCCTCCTCTGATATGTTTTTAATGCCAAGTGCCTTTGAACCTTGTGGCTTATCTCAAATGATGGCAATGCGTTATGGGACCTTGCCAATTGTTCATGAAATTGGTGGTTTAAAGGATACTGTTGAACCTTTTAACCCGTTCGATAAAACGGGTACAGGTTTCGGTTTCAATCATTTTTCAGGTTTTTGGATGACAAATACATTATTATTTGCCTTAGATATTTTCCATAACCATAAAGAAGATTGGCAAACCATTCAGAAAAATGCCATGTCTGCTGATTTTTCTTGGGATACTGCAAGTTTAGCTTATGAAAAACTTTATTTGGATTTAAAACATTTTTAG
- a CDS encoding F0F1 ATP synthase subunit C, protein MSPIFALAFACFGVSLAEGFLMANLFRSAARQPEIIGQLRSLMILGIAFIEGTFFVTLAMAFILK, encoded by the coding sequence ATGAGTCCTATTTTCGCATTGGCATTTGCCTGTTTTGGTGTATCACTTGCAGAGGGTTTCTTGATGGCAAATCTATTTAGATCTGCAGCTCGCCAACCTGAAATTATTGGTCAACTTCGTTCATTAATGATTTTAGGTATTGCCTTTATCGAGGGAACTTTCTTCGTTACATTAGCAATGGCATTTATTTTGAAATAA
- the atpB gene encoding F0F1 ATP synthase subunit A, whose translation MEEITPTLTLGPVTFNLTLLAMCIITIVIVFSFVYLASRNMSLRPKGKQTALEFILDFISGVTDEHIEKPFRSRYALFFFCVFLFVMVANNLGLMTKLETPDKMNLWTSPTANIGFDLSLSLLVAIICHVEGIRQRGFIPYLKRFASPTIMTPMNLLEEVTNVLSLALRLYGNIFAGEVVTGLILKMLVANMAWFPVAFILNMVWTAFSVFISCVQAYVFTKLTSMYLGKKVNEEEE comes from the coding sequence TTGGAAGAAATAACTCCAACACTGACACTAGGTCCTGTGACCTTTAATTTGACCCTGCTTGCTATGTGTATTATTACTATAGTTATTGTTTTTTCATTTGTTTATCTAGCAAGTCGAAATATGAGCTTGCGTCCAAAAGGTAAACAAACTGCTTTAGAATTCATTTTGGATTTTATTTCAGGCGTTACCGATGAGCATATTGAAAAACCATTTCGTAGTCGCTATGCACTTTTCTTTTTCTGTGTCTTTCTTTTTGTAATGGTTGCAAATAATTTAGGACTAATGACAAAGTTGGAAACGCCAGATAAGATGAATCTTTGGACGTCACCAACTGCTAATATTGGTTTTGACTTATCATTATCATTATTAGTTGCCATAATTTGCCATGTTGAAGGTATTCGTCAACGAGGATTTATTCCTTATTTAAAACGATTTGCAAGTCCTACAATTATGACACCCATGAACCTTTTAGAAGAAGTAACCAATGTTTTATCGCTAGCATTACGTTTATACGGAAATATTTTTGCTGGTGAAGTCGTGACGGGTCTTATTCTAAAAATGTTAGTTGCAAATATGGCATGGTTTCCAGTTGCATTTATTTTAAATATGGTTTGGACAGCATTTTCAGTCTTTATCTCATGCGTTCAGGCTTATGTATTTACTAAATTAACATCAATGTATCTTGGAAAAAAAGTCAATGAGGAAGAAGAATAA
- the atpF gene encoding F0F1 ATP synthase subunit B, with protein sequence MELTVGEVIGNFILVTGSILVLYLLLKKFAWGSISGILEERSAKISSDIDRAEQARIEAENLAQKRENELAGAKQEASKIITDAKELGQVKGEQLVAEASAEVSRLKEKAQADIQQSKTDAISSVKSEMTDLTVLLAEKVLGANLDKSAQSQLIDSYLDDLGEA encoded by the coding sequence ATGGAATTAACTGTAGGAGAAGTTATTGGGAATTTTATTCTCGTAACGGGTTCAATTCTTGTTTTGTATCTTTTGCTGAAAAAATTTGCATGGGGTTCAATAAGTGGCATTTTAGAAGAACGCTCTGCTAAGATTTCTAGTGATATTGATCGTGCTGAACAAGCACGAATTGAAGCAGAGAATCTTGCTCAAAAACGTGAAAATGAATTAGCAGGTGCTAAACAAGAAGCAAGTAAAATTATTACGGATGCCAAAGAACTTGGTCAAGTAAAAGGTGAACAATTAGTAGCTGAAGCAAGTGCCGAAGTAAGTCGTCTAAAAGAAAAAGCTCAAGCAGACATCCAACAGAGTAAAACAGATGCTATTTCAAGTGTTAAGTCAGAGATGACAGATTTAACGGTTCTTTTAGCCGAAAAAGTATTAGGAGCAAATCTGGATAAGTCAGCACAAAGCCAACTTATTGATAGTTATCTTGATGACTTAGGAGAAGCTTAA
- a CDS encoding F0F1 ATP synthase subunit delta has product MTKKELALIEQYAKSLVEVAIEKDFLNALKEDVYAILETMKASNLDKILSSLAYAPDDKANLVRLLKDSSSVYVNNFLDVVLQNQREYLLFDMLKTVLKEIAQETNTYDVTVTSAIPLTEEQKNRVISVVMSKFGIQTGRLIETIDASIIGGFIISVNNQVIDTSIKRQLHDFKMKLI; this is encoded by the coding sequence ATGACAAAAAAAGAACTGGCTCTGATTGAGCAATATGCGAAAAGTCTCGTTGAAGTAGCAATCGAGAAAGATTTCTTAAATGCTTTGAAGGAAGATGTTTATGCTATTCTTGAAACCATGAAAGCATCAAATCTCGATAAAATATTATCAAGTCTTGCTTATGCTCCAGATGATAAGGCAAATTTAGTTAGGTTACTGAAAGATTCTAGTTCAGTTTATGTAAACAATTTTCTTGATGTGGTCCTTCAAAATCAAAGAGAGTATTTATTATTTGATATGCTCAAAACAGTTTTGAAAGAAATCGCTCAAGAAACAAACACCTATGATGTAACTGTTACATCAGCAATACCTCTTACTGAGGAACAAAAAAATCGTGTCATATCTGTTGTTATGTCTAAGTTTGGCATCCAAACAGGTCGTTTAATTGAAACAATTGATGCTTCTATTATTGGAGGCTTCATTATTTCAGTTAATAATCAAGTTATTGATACAAGTATTAAACGACAATTACATGACTTTAAAATGAAATTAATATAG
- the atpA gene encoding F0F1 ATP synthase subunit alpha, giving the protein MAINAQEISALIKKQIENFQPNFDVTETGVVTYIGDGIARARGLDNAMSGELLEFSNGAFGMAQNLESNDVGIIILGEFSTIREGDVVKRTGKIMEVPVGEALIGRVVNPLGQPVDGLGDIATTGFRPVEAVAPGVMQRKSVSEPLQTGLKAIDALVPIGRGQRELIIGDRQTGKTSVAIDAILNQKGQDMICIYVAIGQKESTVRTQVETLRRYGALDYTIVVTASASQPSPLLFIAPYAGVAMAEEFMYQGKHVLIVYDDLSKQAVAYRELSLLLRRPPGREAYPGDVFYLHSRLLERSAKVSDDLGGGSITALPFIETQAGDISAYIATNVISITDGQIFLQESLFNSGIRPAIDAGSSVSRVGGSAQIKAMKKVAGTLRLDLASYRELEAFTQFGSDLDVATQAKLNRGRRTVEILKQPLHKPLPVEKQVVILYALTHGFLDDVPVNDILAFEEALYDYFDMHYSHLFETIRTTKDLPEEKDLDDAIKAFKDQANFN; this is encoded by the coding sequence TTGGCAATTAATGCACAAGAAATTAGCGCTTTAATTAAAAAGCAAATTGAGAACTTCCAGCCAAATTTTGATGTCACAGAAACTGGTGTCGTTACTTATATTGGTGACGGTATAGCTCGTGCTCGTGGTTTAGATAATGCCATGAGTGGAGAACTTCTTGAATTTTCAAATGGTGCATTCGGAATGGCTCAAAACCTTGAGTCTAACGATGTTGGTATCATTATTCTTGGTGAGTTTTCAACAATCCGTGAAGGAGATGTTGTAAAACGTACAGGGAAAATTATGGAAGTTCCAGTTGGTGAAGCTCTTATTGGACGTGTTGTCAATCCTCTTGGTCAGCCAGTTGATGGTTTAGGAGATATTGCAACGACTGGTTTCAGACCAGTTGAGGCAGTTGCTCCGGGGGTAATGCAACGGAAATCTGTTTCAGAACCACTTCAAACAGGTTTGAAAGCTATTGATGCTCTTGTACCAATTGGTCGTGGGCAACGTGAGTTAATCATTGGGGACCGACAAACAGGTAAAACTTCTGTTGCTATCGATGCCATTTTGAATCAAAAAGGTCAAGATATGATCTGTATTTATGTGGCAATTGGTCAGAAAGAATCAACAGTTCGTACTCAAGTGGAAACCTTACGTCGATATGGTGCTCTTGACTACACGATCGTTGTGACTGCTTCTGCCTCTCAACCTTCTCCATTGTTGTTTATTGCCCCTTATGCAGGCGTAGCAATGGCAGAAGAATTCATGTATCAAGGCAAGCATGTCCTAATTGTATATGATGACTTATCAAAACAAGCCGTAGCTTACCGTGAATTGTCATTACTATTAAGACGTCCTCCAGGTCGTGAGGCTTACCCTGGTGATGTTTTCTATCTCCATAGTCGTCTATTAGAACGTTCTGCAAAAGTATCTGATGACTTAGGTGGCGGTTCAATTACTGCCCTACCGTTTATTGAAACACAAGCTGGAGATATTTCTGCTTATATTGCGACAAACGTAATTTCAATCACTGATGGACAAATTTTCTTACAAGAAAGCTTATTTAATTCGGGTATTCGTCCAGCAATTGATGCGGGGTCATCTGTATCACGTGTAGGTGGTTCAGCTCAAATTAAAGCAATGAAAAAAGTTGCTGGAACATTGCGTTTGGACTTAGCATCCTATCGTGAATTAGAAGCATTTACGCAATTTGGTTCAGATTTAGATGTTGCAACGCAAGCAAAATTGAATCGTGGTCGTCGTACAGTTGAAATTTTAAAACAACCGCTACATAAACCATTACCTGTTGAAAAACAAGTTGTTATTCTTTATGCCTTGACCCATGGTTTCTTAGATGATGTTCCGGTCAATGATATTTTAGCATTTGAAGAAGCGTTATATGATTACTTCGATATGCACTATAGCCACTTATTTGAAACAATTCGTACGACTAAAGATCTTCCTGAAGAAAAAGATCTGGACGATGCTATTAAAGCATTTAAAGATCAAGCAAACTTTAATTAA
- a CDS encoding F0F1 ATP synthase subunit gamma, translated as MAGSLSEIKAKINSTEKTSKITSAMRMVSSAKLVKSEQSARDFQIYASKIRQITTDLLKAELTSGSTNPMLVSRPVKKTGYIVITSDKGLVGGYNSKILKSVMEMIEEYHADGSYSIISIGSVGSDFFKARGMNVSFELRGLADQPSFEEVGKIISQSVAMYQNEIFDELYVCYNHHVNSLTSQVRVQQMLPISDLVAEEANDEGVVGFELEPDRDTILNQLLPQFTESLIYGAIIDAKTAEHAAGMTAMQTATDNAKNVINDLTIQYNRARQAAITQEITEIVAGANALE; from the coding sequence ATGGCAGGCTCTCTAAGTGAAATTAAAGCAAAAATTAATTCTACTGAGAAAACAAGTAAAATAACAAGTGCCATGCGGATGGTTTCTTCAGCCAAACTCGTTAAATCTGAACAATCAGCTCGCGATTTTCAGATTTATGCATCAAAAATTCGCCAAATTACTACTGATTTATTAAAAGCAGAGTTAACCTCAGGATCTACAAATCCTATGTTAGTTTCTCGTCCTGTAAAGAAAACAGGTTATATTGTCATTACTTCAGATAAAGGACTAGTTGGAGGATACAACTCCAAAATCTTAAAATCAGTAATGGAAATGATTGAGGAATACCATGCGGATGGAAGTTATTCCATTATATCAATTGGAAGTGTAGGTTCTGATTTCTTCAAGGCAAGAGGTATGAATGTATCTTTTGAACTTCGCGGCTTAGCAGATCAACCTAGCTTTGAAGAAGTTGGAAAAATTATTTCTCAGTCAGTAGCAATGTATCAAAATGAGATTTTTGATGAGCTGTATGTTTGTTATAATCACCATGTCAATAGTTTAACTAGTCAGGTTCGTGTTCAGCAAATGTTACCTATTTCAGATTTAGTAGCTGAAGAAGCTAATGATGAAGGAGTAGTTGGTTTTGAATTAGAACCAGATAGAGATACAATCCTAAATCAATTATTACCTCAATTTACAGAGAGTTTGATTTATGGAGCTATTATTGATGCTAAAACTGCTGAACATGCTGCTGGAATGACAGCCATGCAAACAGCAACTGATAACGCTAAAAATGTTATCAATGATTTAACGATTCAATACAATAGGGCTCGTCAAGCAGCAATTACGCAAGAAATTACAGAAATTGTTGCTGGTGCGAATGCTTTAGAGTAG
- the atpD gene encoding F0F1 ATP synthase subunit beta yields MSSGKIAQVVGPVVDVVFANGEKLPEINNALIVYKGSDKKQKIVLEVALELGDGMVRTIAMESTDGLTRGLEVLDTGRAISVPVGKETLGRVFNVLGETIDLDEPFAADAAREPIHKKAPAFDELSTSSEILETGIKVIDLLAPYLKGGKVGLFGGAGVGKTVLIQELIHNIAQEHGGISVFTGVGERTREGNDLYWEMKESGVIEKTAMVFGQMNEPPGARMRVALTGLTIAEYFRDVEGQDVLLFIDNIFRFTQAGSEVSALLGRMPSAVGYQPTLATEMGQLQERITSTNKGSVTSIQAIYVPADDYTDPAPATAFAHLDSTTNLERKLTQMGIYPAVDPLASSSRALSPEIVGQEHYEVATEVQRVLQRYRELQDIIAILGMDELSDDEKVLVGRARRIQFFLSQNFNVAEQFTGQPGSYVPVADTVRSFKEILEGKYDHIPEDAFRSVGPIEDVLEKAKSMGY; encoded by the coding sequence ATGAGCTCAGGCAAAATTGCTCAGGTTGTTGGTCCTGTTGTAGACGTTGTGTTTGCAAACGGTGAAAAATTACCAGAGATTAATAATGCATTGATAGTTTATAAAGGTAGCGATAAAAAACAAAAGATTGTTCTTGAAGTTGCTTTGGAACTTGGGGACGGAATGGTTCGTACAATCGCTATGGAATCAACTGATGGGCTTACACGTGGATTAGAAGTTTTAGATACTGGCCGTGCCATTAGTGTACCAGTCGGAAAAGAAACTTTGGGTCGTGTTTTCAATGTGCTTGGTGAAACCATTGATTTGGATGAACCATTTGCCGCTGATGCTGCAAGAGAACCCATCCATAAAAAAGCCCCAGCATTTGATGAACTATCAACGTCTTCAGAAATTCTTGAAACCGGAATAAAAGTTATTGACTTATTAGCCCCTTATCTCAAAGGTGGTAAAGTTGGTTTATTTGGTGGTGCCGGAGTAGGTAAAACGGTTTTAATTCAAGAATTAATTCATAATATTGCACAAGAACATGGTGGTATTTCAGTATTTACCGGTGTTGGTGAAAGAACTCGTGAAGGTAATGACCTTTATTGGGAAATGAAAGAATCTGGCGTTATTGAAAAAACAGCCATGGTATTTGGACAAATGAACGAACCACCAGGAGCACGTATGCGCGTTGCTTTAACAGGTTTAACCATTGCTGAATATTTCCGGGATGTTGAAGGTCAAGATGTTTTGCTCTTTATTGACAACATTTTCCGTTTCACGCAAGCTGGTTCAGAAGTTTCAGCCCTATTGGGTCGTATGCCTTCAGCGGTAGGATACCAACCAACACTTGCTACCGAAATGGGACAATTGCAAGAAAGAATTACCTCAACTAACAAGGGATCTGTTACTTCTATTCAAGCTATTTACGTTCCAGCAGATGACTATACTGACCCAGCGCCAGCAACTGCATTTGCTCATTTGGATTCAACAACAAACCTTGAGCGTAAATTAACTCAAATGGGAATCTACCCAGCGGTTGACCCACTTGCATCAAGTTCTCGTGCCTTGTCACCAGAAATTGTTGGTCAAGAGCACTATGAGGTTGCAACAGAGGTTCAACGTGTTCTTCAACGTTACCGTGAATTACAAGATATTATTGCCATTTTAGGAATGGATGAATTGTCTGATGATGAGAAAGTCTTGGTTGGACGTGCCCGTCGTATTCAGTTCTTCCTATCACAAAACTTTAATGTGGCAGAACAATTTACAGGACAACCTGGTTCATACGTTCCAGTTGCAGACACTGTCCGTAGCTTTAAGGAAATCTTAGAAGGGAAATATGATCATATTCCTGAAGATGCTTTCCGCTCTGTTGGACCAATTGAGGATGTACTTGAAAAAGCGAAATCAATGGGTTATTAG
- a CDS encoding F0F1 ATP synthase subunit epsilon, which yields MTQMTVQVVTPDGMKYDHQAKFISVETTDGEMGILPRHINLIAPLVIHEMKIRRTDDDNHVDWVAINGGIIEIKDNVVTIVADSAERSRDIDVSRAERAKLRAEREIEAAKSAHDIDEVQRAQVALRRALNRINVGNK from the coding sequence ATGACACAAATGACCGTTCAGGTAGTAACACCAGATGGTATGAAATATGATCACCAAGCCAAATTTATTTCCGTTGAAACGACTGATGGTGAGATGGGAATTCTACCACGACATATCAATTTGATTGCTCCCCTTGTTATCCATGAAATGAAAATTCGTCGCACAGATGATGATAATCATGTGGATTGGGTTGCTATTAATGGTGGTATTATTGAAATTAAAGATAATGTGGTAACAATAGTAGCAGATTCTGCTGAGCGTTCGCGTGATATTGATGTTAGCCGTGCCGAACGTGCTAAGTTAAGAGCTGAACGCGAGATTGAAGCTGCCAAGTCAGCACATGATATTGATGAGGTTCAACGAGCTCAAGTAGCCTTAAGACGTGCCTTGAATCGTATCAATGTTGGTAATAAATAA
- a CDS encoding DUF1146 family protein → MEYINNLLKLISHLLFIGISFQLLMDIFDWSKITRHHLENIGKIKLFVFFLAIIMGYLVSHFMLELIQMSQTLF, encoded by the coding sequence ATGGAATATATTAATAATTTATTAAAACTCATTAGTCACCTACTGTTTATCGGTATTAGTTTTCAGTTGTTGATGGATATTTTTGATTGGTCAAAAATAACACGACATCATCTTGAAAATATTGGTAAGATAAAGCTTTTTGTTTTTTTCTTAGCCATTATCATGGGCTATCTTGTGAGTCATTTTATGCTTGAATTGATTCAAATGAGTCAAACACTCTTTTAG